From the genome of Deltaproteobacteria bacterium, one region includes:
- a CDS encoding GNAT family N-acetyltransferase, which produces MKNPFLIGEKVYLRPLEREDAPLFVIWLNDSDVTRTLLVKGPLNRHMEEAFLDDVYTDEHRLILGIVDKLTNSLVGSTSLEQVDFKHRHAKFGIVIGAKNEWGKGYGTEATRLMTQHAFMTLNLNRVWLHVIADNRRGIRAYERVGFKREGLLRQEHFREGRYYDTVAMAILREEWESKKIRP; this is translated from the coding sequence ATGAAAAATCCATTTCTCATTGGAGAGAAAGTGTACCTTCGCCCGCTTGAGCGGGAAGATGCACCACTCTTTGTGATCTGGCTGAACGATTCGGATGTGACTCGTACCCTGTTGGTGAAAGGACCGTTGAACCGCCACATGGAAGAAGCGTTCCTTGACGATGTCTACACCGATGAACACCGCCTCATCCTCGGTATTGTGGACAAGTTGACGAACAGCTTGGTTGGGTCGACCAGCTTGGAGCAGGTCGACTTCAAGCATCGTCACGCCAAGTTTGGCATTGTGATCGGCGCCAAGAACGAGTGGGGAAAAGGATACGGTACTGAAGCGACCCGTCTCATGACTCAGCATGCGTTTATGACCCTCAATCTGAACCGGGTCTGGCTCCATGTGATAGCCGACAATCGGCGCGGCATTCGTGCATACGAGCGAGTCGGGTTCAAACGCGAAGGGCTTTTACGACAAGAGCATTTTCGCGAGGGTCGCTATTACGATACTGTGGCAATGGCGATTTTACGAGAAGAGTGGGAGTCCAAGAAGATACGGCCCTGA
- a CDS encoding VOC family protein — MRYVHQTCCSTDIRVQSIKGGSAMSHKGLSHLGFSTLDLDKTREFYEGILGFKPVRCDTIKIKEGGQIRHIFFDTGRDQLIAFMEAKKIPGVPTEYDAGINRGLGVPSAFYHFAFEAGTEAGLEEKRQELKAKGVAVSDVVDHDWAKSIYFKDPNGLQLEYCCLTRNFTSEDAMMKQRFEASIVAMGLEDTESLKGASA, encoded by the coding sequence ATGCGGTATGTTCATCAAACCTGCTGTAGCACCGATATTCGTGTACAATCAATCAAAGGAGGATCTGCGATGTCTCATAAAGGGCTTTCTCACCTGGGTTTCTCGACTTTGGATCTCGACAAGACTCGAGAGTTCTACGAAGGTATTCTCGGTTTCAAACCGGTGCGCTGCGATACCATTAAGATCAAAGAAGGTGGCCAGATCCGTCATATCTTCTTTGACACTGGACGCGACCAGTTGATCGCTTTCATGGAAGCAAAGAAAATTCCTGGAGTGCCCACTGAGTATGATGCTGGTATCAATCGAGGTCTTGGCGTACCGAGTGCGTTCTATCACTTTGCCTTTGAAGCTGGCACAGAAGCTGGGCTGGAAGAGAAGCGCCAAGAATTGAAGGCGAAAGGTGTAGCCGTCTCTGATGTCGTTGATCACGACTGGGCCAAGTCGATCTACTTTAAGGACCCCAATGGTCTACAGCTTGAATACTGCTGTCTGACGCGCAACTTTACCAGTGAAGATGCGATGATGAAGCAGCGCTTTGAGGCCTCGATTGTGGCGATGGGATTGGAGGATACAGAATCCCTGAAAGGGGCGAGCGCGTAG
- a CDS encoding MFS transporter — protein MLRKRAMSTDLFPARATLKTKFFFGLGAMAEGTKAAAFNVFLLFYYNQVLGVSGTLTGAAIFIALLVDAITDPLIGSLSDSFHSRWGRRHPFMYSAPLPMAICFVLLFNPPPGLSQSGYFFWLLTWAIGVRASMTLYSVPSAAMLPEMTAHYDERTSLVSYRFLFGLIGAVLIAQIGYLHFFAPSAQFADGRLNPDAYGAFAIVGSVILITALLGSCLGTHHLIPSLRPAQHTEAFSLRRLTNEFRLVLGNSSYVALFIVTLLASVADGFLEVVSLYMGTYFWGFSTKQLSVLTYAYMIATVIAFACARPLTQRFDKKKAAVGLALFFSVASPLPIFLRLADIIPANGSSTLLLFLFFHLLVVITVQIIIRITFVSMVADVVDTHELATGKRQEGMFFSSLTFADKATSGVGGLIAGVALDLISFPQGATVGTIAPETIFKLGLVVGPGLMMLRLLSLMCVTRYRITREYHRQVLEQLAERQGRKKSPTASLRPEGSLD, from the coding sequence ATGCTAAGAAAGCGCGCCATGAGTACCGACCTCTTTCCTGCTCGTGCTACGCTGAAAACCAAATTTTTCTTTGGCCTCGGCGCAATGGCCGAAGGAACAAAAGCCGCGGCATTCAATGTCTTCTTGTTGTTCTATTACAATCAGGTGCTCGGCGTCTCCGGTACTCTCACTGGGGCAGCCATTTTCATCGCCCTCTTGGTAGATGCCATCACCGACCCGTTGATAGGATCACTCTCTGATAGTTTTCACTCACGCTGGGGACGACGACATCCCTTTATGTACAGTGCTCCTCTCCCGATGGCGATTTGTTTTGTACTGCTGTTCAATCCACCGCCGGGCTTGTCGCAAAGCGGATATTTCTTCTGGCTCCTGACCTGGGCAATCGGCGTTCGTGCATCAATGACATTGTACTCAGTCCCTAGCGCCGCAATGCTGCCAGAGATGACTGCTCATTACGACGAACGGACTTCACTCGTCAGTTATCGTTTTCTGTTCGGCCTCATTGGTGCGGTGCTCATCGCGCAAATAGGCTATCTGCATTTTTTTGCTCCGTCCGCACAGTTTGCGGACGGACGACTCAATCCCGATGCGTACGGTGCTTTTGCTATAGTCGGAAGTGTCATTCTGATCACCGCGCTCCTCGGCTCCTGCCTCGGGACCCATCATCTCATTCCTTCTTTGCGTCCCGCTCAACACACCGAGGCTTTTTCGCTACGCCGCCTCACGAATGAGTTCCGCTTAGTGCTCGGAAATTCATCGTATGTTGCACTTTTCATTGTCACACTTCTGGCTTCCGTCGCTGACGGGTTTCTAGAGGTTGTCAGCCTCTATATGGGAACCTACTTTTGGGGGTTCTCAACCAAACAACTGTCCGTACTGACCTACGCCTATATGATCGCGACCGTCATTGCTTTCGCCTGCGCTCGCCCGCTTACCCAACGGTTCGACAAGAAGAAAGCAGCTGTCGGACTGGCTCTCTTCTTCAGTGTGGCCAGCCCTTTACCAATCTTTCTCCGCTTGGCAGATATCATTCCTGCAAACGGCTCTTCGACATTACTCCTGTTCTTGTTTTTTCACCTGTTAGTGGTGATCACGGTACAGATCATCATTCGTATCACTTTCGTTTCGATGGTAGCTGACGTTGTCGATACCCATGAACTTGCGACAGGAAAGCGTCAGGAAGGCATGTTTTTTTCCAGCCTCACGTTTGCAGATAAAGCGACCTCTGGTGTAGGGGGATTAATTGCCGGGGTCGCGCTGGATCTCATCTCCTTTCCACAGGGCGCGACGGTGGGCACGATAGCGCCAGAGACAATCTTTAAGCTTGGTCTCGTCGTTGGCCCCGGCTTAATGATGTTGCGTCTCCTGAGCTTGATGTGTGTGACACGCTACCGCATTACGCGCGAGTATCATCGGCAGGTTCTTGAACAATTAGCAGAACGGCAAGGAAGGAAAAAATCACCCACAGCTTCCCTCAGGCCAGAAGGGTCACTGGACTGA
- a CDS encoding anthranilate synthase component I: MASRAAIPSVHTYQTQGGITVRRVIEGIPTDGAIEPIIDRLDSHRGVLLASSYEYPGRYTRWDMGFVDPPFVLTSRERQFRITALNQRGELLLKPIMATVQALSAVTAADMQGSDLIGTIAKPAGRFPEEQRSKQPSIFSVLRALIELFSSPEDQHLGLYGAFGYDLAFQFEPLRLRLERPADQRDLVLYLPDELILVDHRREQAVRQRYDFEIGEQSTQGLTRETIAKPYVSSERVEAPFDHEPGEYAAGVRLAKESFRRGDLFEVVPGQTFFSPCPAPPSELFRRLRERNPAPYGFLINLGQDEYLVGASPEMYVRVDGDRVETCPISGTIARGGDPISDAIQIQRLLNSTKDESELTMCTDVDRNDKSRICKPGSVRVIGRRQIEMYSRLIHTVDHVEGHLREEFDALDAFLAHTWAVTVTGAPKAWAMQFLEDHEKSPRAWYGGAVGVLGFDGNMNTGLTLRTIRVKDGVAQIRVGATLLYDSDPDEEEKETHLKAAAFLDALRHPRGTTAKVQQDAPYPGQGKRILLVDHQDSFVHTLANYLRQTGAEVLTLRAGFPHEELDEIRPHLVVLSPGPGAPKDFDVSGTLTAAIQRNLPVFGVCLGLQGIVEHFGGELGVLDYPMHGKPSYIHVQSGKLFNGLPREFTAARYHSLYALREKLPMTLQVTAESDDKVIMAIEHNTLPIAAVQFHPESILTLGEDVGLRLIRNVITLLAH, encoded by the coding sequence ATGGCCAGCAGAGCAGCCATTCCCAGCGTTCATACCTATCAGACCCAAGGCGGCATTACCGTTCGCCGGGTCATCGAGGGCATTCCCACCGATGGCGCGATTGAACCCATCATTGACAGGCTGGATAGCCACCGTGGGGTATTGCTCGCCTCCAGCTACGAATACCCTGGTCGCTACACGCGTTGGGATATGGGCTTTGTCGATCCACCATTTGTACTCACTTCGCGTGAACGACAGTTCCGTATTACTGCCCTGAATCAACGTGGAGAGCTTCTGCTGAAGCCTATTATGGCTACAGTGCAGGCACTATCTGCGGTGACAGCAGCAGATATGCAGGGGAGCGACCTGATCGGCACGATCGCCAAACCCGCAGGTCGTTTTCCCGAGGAGCAACGCAGCAAACAGCCATCGATCTTTTCCGTGCTGCGTGCGTTGATCGAGCTTTTCTCTAGTCCAGAAGATCAGCATTTGGGTCTGTATGGAGCCTTCGGTTACGACTTAGCTTTCCAGTTCGAGCCGTTGCGCTTACGTCTCGAACGCCCCGCTGATCAACGAGACCTCGTGCTCTATTTGCCAGATGAATTGATTCTCGTTGACCATCGGCGCGAACAGGCCGTGCGTCAGCGTTATGATTTCGAGATTGGGGAGCAGTCTACCCAAGGACTCACTCGCGAAACGATCGCCAAACCTTATGTCAGTAGTGAACGCGTAGAAGCACCATTCGATCACGAACCTGGCGAATATGCCGCTGGGGTACGCCTTGCCAAAGAATCGTTTCGTCGTGGCGATCTGTTTGAAGTGGTCCCTGGACAGACGTTCTTTAGTCCATGCCCTGCGCCACCGTCAGAACTGTTTCGCCGCTTACGTGAGCGCAATCCTGCACCGTATGGCTTTCTCATCAATCTCGGTCAGGATGAATATCTTGTTGGTGCATCTCCAGAGATGTATGTCCGTGTCGATGGCGACCGAGTCGAAACCTGTCCGATCTCCGGCACCATTGCCCGTGGTGGCGATCCAATTAGCGATGCGATTCAGATTCAGCGGCTCCTAAATTCCACTAAAGACGAATCCGAACTCACAATGTGTACCGACGTCGACCGCAACGACAAATCGCGCATCTGCAAACCTGGCAGCGTGCGAGTGATTGGTCGGCGGCAAATCGAAATGTACTCGCGCTTGATCCATACCGTCGATCATGTTGAAGGGCATTTACGTGAAGAGTTTGATGCGCTTGATGCTTTCCTCGCGCACACGTGGGCAGTAACGGTGACCGGTGCCCCAAAAGCCTGGGCGATGCAGTTTCTTGAAGATCACGAAAAGTCACCGCGTGCGTGGTACGGTGGAGCAGTTGGCGTGCTCGGCTTTGATGGCAACATGAATACAGGTCTGACACTCCGCACGATTCGTGTCAAAGACGGTGTCGCACAGATTCGCGTCGGCGCCACGTTACTGTATGATTCAGATCCTGACGAAGAAGAAAAGGAAACACATCTCAAGGCAGCCGCATTCCTTGATGCTCTGCGCCACCCCCGTGGCACGACTGCAAAGGTACAACAAGACGCCCCCTATCCAGGACAAGGAAAACGCATCCTCCTGGTCGATCATCAAGACTCCTTTGTCCACACGCTAGCCAACTATCTCCGCCAGACTGGTGCCGAAGTGCTCACGTTGCGCGCCGGATTTCCGCACGAAGAGCTTGATGAGATACGCCCACACCTGGTGGTTCTGTCGCCTGGACCGGGTGCGCCAAAGGATTTTGATGTCTCAGGCACTCTCACCGCAGCGATCCAACGCAATCTCCCAGTCTTCGGTGTCTGTCTGGGCTTGCAAGGTATCGTTGAACATTTTGGCGGTGAGCTTGGCGTGCTCGACTATCCGATGCACGGTAAGCCGTCGTACATTCACGTACAGAGCGGCAAGTTGTTCAATGGGTTACCACGAGAGTTTACCGCAGCACGCTATCATTCACTGTATGCTCTTCGCGAGAAACTCCCAATGACATTGCAAGTCACGGCTGAAAGCGATGACAAAGTCATCATGGCAATTGAACATAACACCCTGCCGATTGCTGCAGTCCAGTTCCATCCAGAGTCGATCTTGACGTTAGGTGAAGATGTTGGACTGCGGTTGATTCGTAATGTCATTACTCTTCTTGCTCACTGA